In Brienomyrus brachyistius isolate T26 chromosome 14, BBRACH_0.4, whole genome shotgun sequence, the following proteins share a genomic window:
- the prox2 gene encoding prospero homeobox protein 2: protein MNLSLSDRSVQGSKGTLEEDKPQLAHPYFHRTMYDDSLTSYSNGSIISQLLRKTIQSKNGLDDGLFYLPATTLSTTALVDSGQEDQDSTSSGNSATEPGSPSGWPSSSGGSEGERPVNEHLRAKRARVENIIRGMAGSPSARVLGANEQADEESHDNRETYKENKRKQRLPLHQDLDSASASRGRSSKDEECHRLRGQLHAMQNLLRQLQEKLFQAQNPNDSEHEYGDETVMVGTAVSDDVMENQESLHSSECELHTDLDEEFERRLQNQRESGKTDSEQVMIHSGGRNLQEALKCELSKAIAESVDLVFKKFSPTLLVPPSPSHISQAPELKKRTKTQSSLEISKANGEGTHRSLSYYEGPEGHTPEDQTEALSLVVRKPPMSHPVTASPVAKRPYPLSHAPFQFSYCSPLQENQILGHLLKYGPHSSFGSLSCLPPPVDRSSSDSISLTWDAIAARAKVNSNPMGHRPQPATMGQVMVDSLSLPTIKVECGDSQTMAERNPYMSLNIQEGLTPSHLKKAKLMFFYTRYPSSNVLKTFFPDVKFNRCITSQLIKWFSNFREFYYIQMEKFARQAIMDGVGGTKDLSVTRDSELFRALNMHYNKANDFQVPDRFLEVAEITLHEFYSAISLAKDSDPSWKKAIYKVICKLDSEVPEDFKSTSYL from the exons ATGAATCTCAGCCTATCCGACCGGAGCGTGCAGGGCAGTAAGGGAACCCTTGAAGAGGATAAACCACAGCTGGCCCACCCGTATTTCCACAGAACGATGTATGATGACTCCTTGACCAGCTACTCCAATGGATCCATTATCTCGCAACTCCTGAGGAAGACCATCCAGAGCAAAAATGGCTTGGATGATGGCCTGTTCTACCTGCCAGCTACCACCCTGTCCACCACAGCCTTAGTCGACTCAGGCCAAGAAGACCAAGACAGCACATCTTCTGGGAACAGCGCGACAGAGCCTGGTTCTCCTAGTGGTTGGCCCTCCTCATCTGGTGGCTCTGAGGGTGAGAGACCTGTTAACGAGCACCTCCGGGCTAAGCGTGCCCGAGTGGAGAACATCATCCGGGGCATGGCGGGCTCCCCTAGTGCGCGGGTCCTAGGGGCCAATGAGCAGGCTGACGAGGAGAGCCACGACAACAGAGAAACCTACAAAGAGAACAAGAGGAAACAGAGGCTGCCACTGCATCAGGACCTGGACAGTGCTTCAGCCAGCAGGGGTCGCAGCAGCAAGGACGAGGAGTGCCACCGCCTGCGGGGTCAGCTCCACGCCATGCAGAACCTCCTCAGGCAGCTCCAGGAGAAGTTATTCCAGGCGCAGAACCCAAATGATTCAGAGCATGAGTACGGAGATGAAACAGTCATGGTGGGAACTGCAGTAAGCGACGACGTCATGGAAAACCAAGAGTCACTGCACAGCTCCGAGTGTGAACTCCACACGGACCTGGACGAGGAGTTTGAGAGAAGGTTGCAGAATCAGAGGGAGTCGGGCAAGACAGACAGTGAACAAGTAATGATCCATTCAGGGGGAAGGAATCTACAGGAAGCTTTAAAGTGTGAGCTGTCCAAAGCCATAGCAGAGAGTGTCGATTTGGTTTTCAAAAAGTTCTCTCCTACTTTACTGGTTCCACCGAGCCCCTCACACATATCACAGGCCCCAGAGCTCAAGAAAAGGACCAAAACACAAAGTTCCCTAGAGATATCAAAAGCCAACGGAGAAGGAACTCACAGGTCCCTCAGCTACTATGAAGGCCCCGAGGGTCATACTCCCGAAGACCAGACGGAGGCGCTGTCGTTAGTCGTTCGCAAGCCACCCATGAGCCACCCAGTTACAGCGAGCCCAGTAGCAAAAAGGCCCTACCCATTATCCCACGCTCCTTTCCAGTTCAGTTACTGCTCCCCCCTCCAGGAGAATCAGATTTTAGGGCACCTCCTGAAGTACGGCCCACACAGCAGCTTTGGGAGCCTCTCTTGCCTGCCCCCGCCCGTAGACAGGTCCTCGTCGGACTCCATCAGCCTGACGTGGGACGCCATCGCTGCCAGAGCCAAGGTGAACTCCAACCCCATGGGCCATCGCCCCCAGCCCGCCACCATGGGGCAAGTGATGGTGGACAGCCTAAGCCTCCCCACCATCAAGGTAGAGTGCGGGGACTCACAGACGATGGCAGAGAGGAACCCCTACATGTCGCTC AACATCCAGGAAGGCCTCACCCCCAGCCACCTGAAGAAAGCAAAGCTTATGTTCTTCTACACCCGCTATCCCAGCTCCAACGTGCTGAAAACCTTCTTCCCGGACGTGAAG TTTAACCGCTGCATCACCTCCCAGCTCATCAAGTGGTTCAGCAACTTCCGCGAGTTCTACTACATCCAGATGGAGAAGTTTGCCCGGCAGGCCATCATGGATGGTGTCGGCGGCACCAAGGACCTGTCCGTCACCAGGGACTCTGAGCTTTTCCGAGCCCTCAACATGCACTACAACAAAGCCAACGACTTTCAG GTGCCCGACAGATTTCTGGAAGTGGCCGAGATCACCCTCCATGAATTTTACAGCGCTATTTCCCTAGCCAAAGACTCAGACCCATCCTGGAAGAAGGCCATCTACAAGGTGATCTGCAAACTGGACAGCGAAGTCCCTGAGGACTTCAAATCAACTTCCTACCTGTAG